In a genomic window of uncultured Flavobacterium sp.:
- a CDS encoding RICIN domain-containing protein: MRSNTLFSAPLVAMFFLLSVVMSCQEDTIKESPQASKSGKSSAKAAAATGENAAPSEHLYFSFPSDAILKLHKIKITQSANAEYFSVHNYSGGYAGLQQTPDTSFGTPNILISSLWDPNTAGGIFSEVAYADPATVTSRFGGEGDGYKTINPYQWALNTWYNIALRAWKLNGKLYIGTFIQNQTTGIWFHTSTLAIPDRTTFLGSGNDAFLENWTGSDPAYDGRFIRKAFFKDCWNLSTTNTWEKHTSRSFSANAGDEGRNGIYDRAFNSGYDATEDAYFMEHGGTVQPSAGFGTGRTLALPAQTNQGTAPVLTIAQVQSATAISSGNTVTVNWTNNQTKSPQFSSKVELLDPSGTVVSTVNEVLPQKRAATITSTLGTGSYSVRITITDIFNQNSTPLVVPVTANSGPTAGTWYKIKNVASGLYLAIASNSTANSAFLVESTSATGNGQKWKFNAQGTAYVIVNANSNKALDISGGTQTLGGNIIQYTISNGANQQWNLISAGSGKYVIQSNLSNHYVLDNPGSSTTSGTKIVQYSINGATGSPNQQWILEAQ, encoded by the coding sequence ATGAGATCAAATACCCTTTTTTCTGCGCCATTAGTGGCTATGTTTTTCCTTTTATCTGTTGTAATGTCTTGTCAGGAAGATACCATTAAAGAAAGTCCGCAAGCATCAAAATCGGGCAAAAGTTCTGCAAAAGCCGCAGCGGCAACTGGCGAAAATGCAGCACCATCTGAGCATCTTTATTTTTCTTTTCCATCCGATGCAATTCTTAAATTACACAAAATAAAAATCACCCAATCGGCGAATGCAGAATATTTTTCGGTTCACAATTATTCTGGAGGTTATGCAGGTTTGCAACAAACGCCCGATACGTCTTTTGGCACACCCAATATTCTGATTTCTTCATTATGGGATCCAAATACAGCCGGAGGAATTTTCTCTGAAGTTGCTTACGCCGATCCTGCAACTGTAACCAGCAGATTTGGAGGCGAAGGTGACGGATATAAAACAATTAATCCTTATCAATGGGCACTAAATACTTGGTATAATATAGCTTTGAGAGCGTGGAAATTAAACGGAAAATTATACATCGGTACTTTTATCCAAAATCAAACTACAGGAATTTGGTTTCATACTTCGACATTAGCGATTCCTGACAGAACCACTTTTTTAGGCTCAGGAAATGACGCCTTTTTAGAAAACTGGACAGGATCTGACCCTGCTTATGATGGAAGATTCATTAGAAAAGCCTTCTTTAAAGATTGTTGGAATTTAAGCACTACAAATACTTGGGAAAAACACACCAGCAGAAGTTTTAGTGCAAATGCGGGTGATGAAGGCAGAAACGGAATTTATGACAGAGCTTTCAACTCAGGCTACGATGCTACAGAAGATGCTTATTTTATGGAACATGGAGGTACAGTTCAGCCTAGCGCAGGATTTGGAACAGGACGTACATTAGCTCTTCCGGCGCAAACCAATCAAGGTACTGCTCCGGTTTTAACAATTGCTCAGGTTCAATCGGCGACAGCCATTAGCAGCGGAAATACAGTAACCGTAAATTGGACAAACAATCAAACCAAAAGCCCACAATTTTCGTCTAAAGTAGAATTACTTGATCCTTCGGGAACAGTAGTAAGTACCGTAAACGAAGTATTGCCTCAAAAAAGAGCAGCAACGATTACAAGCACATTAGGTACCGGAAGTTATTCGGTAAGAATCACTATTACAGATATTTTCAACCAAAATTCTACTCCATTAGTAGTACCGGTTACAGCTAATTCTGGTCCAACAGCAGGTACTTGGTATAAAATTAAAAATGTAGCGAGCGGTCTTTATCTGGCTATTGCGAGTAACAGTACAGCCAACAGCGCTTTTCTTGTAGAAAGCACGAGTGCAACCGGAAACGGGCAAAAATGGAAATTTAATGCACAAGGAACTGCTTACGTAATTGTTAATGCCAACAGTAATAAAGCACTTGATATTTCAGGCGGAACACAAACATTAGGCGGAAACATTATTCAATATACAATTTCAAATGGTGCAAATCAGCAATGGAATCTGATTTCTGCGGGTTCTGGTAAATATGTAATTCAAAGTAATTTGTCAAATCATTATGTACTCGATAATCCGGGAAGCAGCACTACAAGCGGAACAAAAATTGTTCAATATAGCATTAATGGCGCAACAGGAAGTCCAAATCAACAATGGATATTGGAAGCACAATAA
- a CDS encoding RagB/SusD family nutrient uptake outer membrane protein — protein sequence MKKYTYNKITILTFCLFSLFGCTDMLDQEPMGLATPQNFWVSQANVESALAGDYALLKEALTKDSNFLLWGEFTGMTFMNSQFWIVDYIEGNGNYVLAYRDDSRNWKSFYRAANWALSIEKHVSEMPDSAFRSKAEKNRLIGEAAFVRSLSYFYLARIWGDAPIVDEVIETSDQLIKDGYIVTKPRENELKVLDFSLAAANKAIGLLEYSTPGAPKWAITANKASAEALKAHITLWYASRDHGNTAMVTQALAAANSVIQNSHASLIDYVTEGVDGFNDMCIGQSKTGLFEINISAAMNESYRVDGGDTTPTGLTLTNPFFLSPNSIAPIISDDFYGKDMMNSDSDRDNDKRKELFFSNFDSNEQSSLMKYSQTARDGQASDPYARFSESNILIFRLADIYLLRAEANMKLGNTSAAVADINTIRSKANVPNYTGATDNESLTKAIFDERAIELVGEGQSGFDRIRMNYFAGVSWMNPNRIAHKGCFWPIDPSVISINSAIIQTDFWKGKL from the coding sequence ATGAAAAAATATACATACAATAAAATAACGATTCTGACTTTTTGTTTGTTTAGTCTTTTTGGCTGTACAGATATGTTGGATCAAGAGCCAATGGGATTGGCAACTCCGCAAAATTTCTGGGTTTCTCAAGCCAATGTTGAATCAGCTTTAGCGGGAGATTATGCTTTGCTAAAAGAAGCTTTGACCAAAGATTCAAACTTCTTATTATGGGGAGAATTTACCGGAATGACTTTTATGAATAGTCAATTTTGGATTGTAGATTATATCGAAGGAAACGGGAATTATGTTCTGGCGTATCGCGATGATTCACGCAATTGGAAAAGTTTTTACAGAGCCGCAAACTGGGCACTTTCTATCGAAAAACACGTAAGCGAAATGCCGGATAGCGCTTTTAGATCAAAAGCCGAAAAAAACAGACTTATTGGCGAAGCAGCCTTTGTAAGATCATTATCCTATTTCTATTTGGCACGTATCTGGGGAGATGCGCCAATTGTAGATGAGGTTATAGAGACTTCAGATCAATTGATTAAGGACGGTTATATCGTTACAAAACCAAGAGAGAATGAACTTAAAGTCTTAGATTTTTCTTTGGCTGCAGCCAATAAAGCGATTGGTTTATTAGAATATTCTACACCAGGCGCTCCTAAATGGGCTATTACTGCCAATAAAGCAAGTGCCGAAGCTCTAAAAGCACATATCACGCTTTGGTATGCAAGTAGAGATCATGGAAATACTGCAATGGTTACTCAGGCTCTTGCAGCTGCAAATTCAGTGATTCAAAACAGTCATGCTTCACTTATTGATTATGTAACTGAAGGCGTAGATGGATTTAATGATATGTGTATCGGTCAATCTAAAACAGGTCTTTTTGAAATTAATATAAGTGCTGCGATGAATGAATCGTATCGAGTTGACGGAGGAGATACAACTCCGACAGGATTAACTTTAACGAATCCATTTTTTCTAAGTCCAAATTCAATTGCACCTATTATTAGCGATGATTTTTATGGTAAGGATATGATGAATTCAGATTCTGACAGAGACAACGATAAACGTAAAGAATTGTTTTTTAGCAATTTTGATTCAAATGAACAATCTTCTTTAATGAAATATTCTCAAACAGCGCGTGACGGTCAGGCATCTGATCCTTATGCGAGATTTTCAGAATCTAATATTTTAATTTTCAGATTAGCAGATATCTACCTTCTTAGAGCAGAAGCAAATATGAAATTAGGAAATACTTCAGCTGCTGTTGCCGATATTAACACAATCAGATCTAAAGCTAATGTGCCTAATTATACTGGTGCAACCGATAATGAATCACTTACCAAAGCCATTTTTGACGAACGCGCCATTGAATTAGTAGGCGAAGGACAATCAGGATTTGACAGAATCAGAATGAATTATTTTGCGGGAGTAAGTTGGATGAATCCAAATAGAATTGCTCACAAAGGTTGTTTTTGGCCAATTGATCCATCAGTAATCTCCATTAATTCTGCCATTATTCAAACCGACTTTTGGAAAGGTAAGTTGTAA
- a CDS encoding family 20 glycosylhydrolase encodes MSYKFYTGVVCSLLMSMQTFAQSKMIKSDSIYLAEKIIVEPFISKETSTYKMPVSPEGFELKLIGSDNLSVINKSGNIFTPLQNTTVNLLFKASKIKDGSSIEIPYSVKVEGIYKDQGKNVKPFVIPSLREWHGDEGNFVLTAKSRIVLDEKYADVLKQAAIIFQNDLEELCKIKPTIVSGTPKSGDIFISLNGNKEELGSEVYSLSIKDFVSINSAQYKGAFWATRTILQILERDTKHCFLPKGISRDYPKYEVRGFLLDVGRKYFKIEFLRDYVKMMSYYKMSDFQLHLSDNGFVKQFDNNWDNTYSGFRLENERYPQLPTKGEFYTKKEFVDLQILAENYGVNIIPEIDVPAHSLAISKAFPQIASKEFGKDHLDIKNPETYTIVENIFKEYLEGENPVFRFKEVHIGTDEYDKKEAEPFRKFTDHFIKYVQTFNKEVRVWGALTHAQGITPVTSKGVTMNAWYNGYADPFKMKELGYPLISTPDGFLYIVPAAGYYYDYLDLKYLYDKWEPVVIGDAVFKMGDPFIRGGMFAVWNDVPKNGITAQDVTDRVFPAIQVLSEKMWSGAEVAVDFNEFSGKAKDINEGPGLNLRGKISAKDSLVLNYKMKGNDKEIKKLQHANYVFDGNRKVLNLKNSNSSAKLSYNEIGYNYTVSFKINPSQNNTANAVLFESNHAIVKLKQGNTSNLGFSHEGKDYDFGVVIPENKWTSIAITGDNNSTTLYLNGELAKKLTREKIPTGYQKDSIWVMKTLFFPLDKIGGGENSFIGKIKDLKVFNQILSETQIQAIKEEE; translated from the coding sequence ATGAGTTACAAATTTTATACTGGAGTTGTATGTTCTTTGTTGATGTCAATGCAGACATTCGCACAATCCAAAATGATTAAATCAGATTCGATTTATTTGGCAGAAAAAATAATAGTAGAACCTTTTATTTCAAAAGAAACTTCAACTTATAAGATGCCAGTAAGTCCTGAAGGATTTGAATTGAAATTAATAGGATCAGATAATCTTTCGGTAATAAATAAGTCGGGAAACATTTTTACTCCGTTGCAAAATACTACGGTTAATTTGTTGTTTAAAGCAAGTAAAATAAAAGATGGTTCTTCTATCGAGATTCCTTATTCTGTAAAAGTAGAAGGGATTTATAAAGATCAGGGAAAGAATGTGAAACCATTTGTAATTCCTTCATTACGAGAATGGCATGGAGACGAAGGTAATTTTGTGTTGACCGCTAAATCAAGAATTGTGTTGGATGAAAAATATGCAGATGTATTGAAACAGGCGGCAATAATTTTTCAAAATGATTTGGAAGAACTATGTAAAATAAAACCAACTATTGTTTCGGGAACTCCGAAATCCGGTGATATTTTTATCTCTTTAAATGGCAATAAAGAAGAATTAGGTTCGGAAGTATATTCTCTTTCGATAAAAGATTTTGTTTCGATTAATTCGGCACAATATAAAGGAGCTTTTTGGGCAACACGTACTATTTTGCAAATATTAGAAAGAGACACAAAACATTGCTTTTTGCCAAAGGGAATTTCAAGAGATTATCCTAAATATGAAGTACGAGGATTTTTGTTGGATGTTGGAAGAAAGTATTTCAAAATCGAATTTTTGCGAGATTATGTAAAGATGATGTCTTATTATAAAATGAGTGATTTTCAGTTGCATCTTAGTGATAATGGTTTTGTAAAACAGTTTGATAATAATTGGGACAATACTTATAGTGGCTTTCGATTAGAAAATGAAAGATATCCGCAATTGCCTACTAAAGGAGAGTTTTATACCAAAAAAGAGTTTGTTGATTTGCAAATACTTGCCGAGAATTACGGCGTAAATATTATTCCTGAGATCGACGTGCCAGCGCATTCTTTGGCGATTTCAAAAGCATTTCCGCAAATTGCAAGTAAAGAATTTGGCAAAGACCATTTGGACATAAAAAATCCGGAAACTTATACAATAGTAGAAAACATATTTAAAGAATATTTAGAAGGAGAAAATCCGGTTTTTCGTTTTAAAGAAGTACATATTGGAACTGATGAATATGATAAAAAAGAAGCGGAACCTTTTAGAAAGTTTACAGATCATTTTATAAAATACGTACAAACTTTTAACAAAGAAGTAAGAGTTTGGGGCGCTTTGACTCACGCACAAGGAATTACTCCCGTTACCTCAAAAGGAGTTACAATGAATGCCTGGTACAACGGTTATGCCGATCCTTTTAAAATGAAAGAATTGGGTTATCCTTTAATTAGTACGCCAGATGGTTTTCTATATATTGTGCCTGCCGCGGGTTATTATTATGATTATTTAGACCTGAAATATTTATATGATAAATGGGAACCAGTTGTGATTGGCGATGCCGTTTTCAAGATGGGAGATCCTTTTATAAGAGGAGGAATGTTTGCCGTATGGAATGATGTTCCGAAAAACGGAATCACCGCTCAGGATGTTACAGACAGAGTATTTCCGGCGATTCAGGTATTGAGTGAAAAAATGTGGAGTGGCGCTGAGGTTGCAGTAGATTTTAATGAGTTTTCGGGCAAAGCCAAAGATATAAACGAAGGTCCGGGACTTAATTTGAGAGGGAAAATTTCTGCTAAGGATTCTTTAGTTTTAAATTATAAAATGAAAGGTAATGATAAAGAAATAAAGAAATTACAGCATGCTAATTACGTATTTGATGGGAACAGAAAAGTATTAAATTTAAAAAACAGTAACAGTTCTGCGAAACTTTCGTACAACGAAATTGGATATAATTATACCGTTAGTTTCAAAATAAATCCTTCCCAAAATAATACTGCGAATGCTGTTCTTTTTGAATCAAATCATGCAATTGTAAAGCTAAAACAAGGAAATACGTCAAATCTTGGTTTTTCTCACGAAGGAAAAGATTATGATTTTGGTGTTGTTATTCCGGAAAATAAATGGACCAGTATTGCTATTACTGGGGATAATAACTCAACGACTTTATATTTAAATGGAGAATTGGCTAAAAAACTCACAAGAGAAAAAATCCCAACTGGATATCAAAAAGACTCGATTTGGGTAATGAAAACTTTGTTTTTTCCGCTTGATAAAATTGGAGGCGGCGAAAATTCTTTTATCGGAAAAATTAAAGATTTAAAAGTATTCAATCAGATTTTATCAGAAACACAAATTCAAGCTATAAAGGAAGAGGAATAA
- a CDS encoding fasciclin domain-containing protein, which yields MKYIVIIIVLFSMYSCSNDDYLIDGGLANQNVGVSTYDFLKSHKQLDTLALLIQKAGMIDVVNAKSTTLFAPNNLSIKNYIFYMKDIQENPNYGINDIPVDDLKEILGGYIFDQSLDRSKLVKEGKIYMTHNGEERKLSLEPVEDYKDQLDQFPEYVFYTFKGEDDYWGPNPAEGGENDDVHTVVRTSNLISTNGVIHVLQGSHHFSNYVD from the coding sequence ATGAAATATATAGTAATAATAATAGTGCTTTTCAGTATGTATTCCTGTTCAAACGACGACTATCTAATTGATGGTGGTCTTGCCAATCAAAATGTTGGAGTGTCTACATATGATTTTCTAAAATCGCATAAACAATTGGACACATTGGCTTTATTGATCCAAAAAGCAGGAATGATTGATGTGGTTAATGCCAAATCAACAACTCTTTTTGCTCCAAATAATTTGTCTATAAAAAATTATATTTTTTATATGAAAGATATCCAAGAGAATCCAAATTATGGTATTAACGATATTCCTGTAGACGATTTAAAAGAAATATTGGGAGGATATATTTTTGATCAAAGTCTGGATCGCAGCAAATTGGTAAAAGAGGGTAAAATTTATATGACTCATAATGGAGAAGAAAGAAAACTTTCGCTGGAACCTGTTGAAGATTATAAAGATCAATTAGATCAATTTCCGGAATATGTCTTTTATACTTTCAAAGGAGAAGATGATTATTGGGGACCAAATCCTGCTGAAGGAGGCGAAAATGACGATGTTCATACTGTTGTGAGAACTTCAAATTTAATTTCTACAAATGGAGTAATTCATGTACTGCAAGGATCTCATCATTTTTCGAATTATGTCGATTAA
- a CDS encoding DUF5007 domain-containing protein, producing MKKIICLLGFSLFILSCEQPEVGYISDNIHSLQDTITVPRGVFFSSVPPAVEGSTYPMEWAITSITDKNGKPTTELQDKHEILTWTAPFDPTTDTTLELAMKKLKLSPQPSIIMNPVSGEFVFTQASKSVVEDNFIVNVSAKNVRGERQLDNFTRIKLGPFVPVEFKTEMRSRLQLGKGGGVYDTGFTYSVLNDSDPKVSGVLNGTDPYITVVKISEEPKLAIKVKMIIADSHGAALDPNKVVFNYSGSAPLQNYHDNTIGTVLDSESTTFGLPAPPFPQYARNYTGNDAYLMYYLTTADAFTVDKAAFEAANGVKDWSKYIDPATGQIRNRAYIRWGMKINDSGTWEIRMKIPFTTKK from the coding sequence ATGAAAAAGATAATTTGTTTATTAGGTTTTAGCCTATTTATATTATCCTGTGAGCAGCCAGAAGTAGGCTATATAAGTGATAATATACATTCACTACAAGACACAATCACCGTTCCTCGCGGCGTGTTTTTTTCTTCTGTGCCGCCAGCAGTAGAAGGATCAACATATCCAATGGAATGGGCAATTACCAGTATTACAGATAAAAACGGTAAACCAACCACCGAATTGCAGGATAAACATGAGATTTTGACCTGGACGGCGCCATTTGATCCTACTACAGATACTACGCTGGAATTGGCAATGAAAAAATTAAAACTGAGTCCGCAACCTTCAATTATAATGAATCCCGTAAGTGGAGAATTTGTTTTCACACAAGCTTCGAAATCGGTTGTTGAAGATAATTTTATAGTAAATGTCAGCGCAAAAAATGTTCGTGGAGAACGTCAATTAGATAATTTCACACGTATAAAATTAGGTCCTTTTGTTCCTGTAGAATTCAAAACCGAGATGAGATCAAGACTACAATTGGGTAAAGGCGGAGGTGTTTATGATACCGGTTTTACATATTCTGTATTGAATGATAGTGATCCAAAAGTGTCGGGTGTATTAAACGGAACCGATCCTTATATCACAGTTGTAAAAATAAGTGAAGAACCAAAATTAGCCATAAAAGTAAAAATGATTATTGCAGATAGTCACGGAGCAGCTCTTGATCCTAATAAAGTAGTTTTTAATTATAGCGGATCTGCGCCTTTGCAAAATTATCATGATAATACTATAGGAACTGTTTTGGATTCAGAAAGCACCACTTTTGGATTACCGGCGCCACCATTCCCACAATACGCAAGAAATTATACGGGTAACGATGCTTACTTAATGTATTATTTGACAACAGCGGATGCTTTTACAGTTGACAAAGCAGCTTTTGAAGCAGCAAATGGCGTAAAAGACTGGAGTAAATATATCGATCCTGCTACTGGTCAAATTCGAAACAGAGCTTACATAAGATGGGGAATGAAAATTAATGATTCCGGTACTTGGGAAATTCGAATGAAAATTCCATTTACAACCAAAAAATAG